One region of Vigna angularis cultivar LongXiaoDou No.4 chromosome 10, ASM1680809v1, whole genome shotgun sequence genomic DNA includes:
- the LOC108335616 gene encoding calcium-transporting ATPase 2, plasma membrane-type codes for MMEGYLNENFEVKPKNSSEEALQRWRKLCGFVKNPKRRFRFTANLAMRDKAAAMRRTNQEKLRIAVLVSKAAIQFIQSVQLSDYKVPEEVKAAGYQICGDELGCIVEGHDVKKFRLHGGVSGLAEKLSTSTSEGLNSDSESLNRRQQIYGINKFTESEATSFWVFVWEAFQDMTLMILGVCAIVSLLVGIATEGWPKGAHDGLGIVASILLVVFVTATSDYRQSLQFKDLDKEKKKISIQVTRSGYRQKMSIYELLPGDIVHLAIGDQVPADGLFVSGFSVSIDESSLTGESEPVMVNSEYPFLLSGTKVQDGSCKMLITSVGMRTQWGKLMATLSEGGDDETPLQVKLNGVATIIGKIGLFFAVVTFSVLVQGLVSKKLQEGSLSSWNGDDALELLEFFAVAVTIVVVAVPEGLPLAVTLSLAFAMKKMMNDKALVRHLAACETMGSATTICSDKTGTLTTNHMTVVKTCFCMNSKEVSNNKTSGLCSELPESAVKLLLQSIFNNTGGEVVVNQNGKREILGTPTEAAILEYGLSLGGDFLGERQACNLVKVEPFNSTKKKMSVVVELPDGGLRAHCKGASEIILAACDKVLNSNGEVVPLDEESTGHLQATINQFASEALRTLCLAYVELEDGFSPEDPIPASGYTCIGVVGIKDPVRPGVKESVAVCRSAGITVRMVTGDNINTAKAIARECGILTDDGIAIEGPEFREKSEKELLELIPKIQVMARSSPLDKHTLVKHLRTTFGEVVAVTGDGTNDAPALHEADIGLAMGIAGTEVAKESADVIILDDNFSTIVTVAKWGRSVYINIQKFVQFQLTVNVVALIVNFTSACLTGTAPLTAVQLLWVNMIMDTLGALALATEPPNDDLMKRTPVGRKGNFISNVMWRNILGQSLYQFMVIWFLQSRGKSIFLLDGPNSDLVLNTLIFNSFVFCQVFNEINSREMEKINVFKGILDNYVFVGVISATVFFQIVIVEYLGTFANTTPLTLTQWFFCLFVGFLGMPIAARLKKIPV; via the exons aTGATGGAGGGTTATTTGAATGAGAATTTTGAAGTGAAGCCCAAAAACTCTTCTGAAGAGGCTCTTCAGAGATGGAGGAAACTGTGCGGGTTTGTCAAGAACCCCAAACGACGCTTTCGTTTCACTGCCAATCTCGCCATGAGAGACAAAGCTGCTGCTATGCGTCGTACCAATCAG GAGAAGCTGAGGATTGCAGTTTTGGTTTCCAAAGCAGCTATTCAATTTATCCAAA GCGTGCAACTAAGCGATTACAAAGTTCCAGAGGAAGTTAAAGCTGCAGGTTATCAAATCTGTGGCGATGAATTGGGGTGTATCGTTGAAGGCCATGATGTAAAGAAGTTCAGACTTCATGGTGGGGTTAGTGGCCTTGCAGAGAAGCTTTCTACATCAACCAGTGAGGGGCTTAACAGTGACAGCGAGTCATTGAATAGGAGACAGCAGATATATGGAATCAACAAATTTACTGAAAGTGAAGCTACAAGTTTCTGGGTTTTTGTTTGGGAAGCCTTTCAAGACATGACTCTGATGATACTTGGAGTGTGTGCTATTGTGTCACTGCTAGTTGGCATTGCAACTGAAGGATGGCCGAAGGGAGCTCATGATGGTCTTGGAATTGTTGCAAGTATCTTACTTGTTGTCTTTGTGACAGCAACTAGTGATTATCGCCAATCATTGCAATTCAAGGATTTAGacaaggagaagaagaaaatatccATTCAGGTCACAAGAAGTGGATACAGGCAGAAAATGTCTATATATGAATTACTTCCGGGAGACATTGTGCATCTTGCCATTGGTGATCAAGTCCCTGCTGATGGACTCTTTGTTTCAGGATTTTCTGTGTCGATTGATGAGTCAAGCTTAACAGGCGAGAGTGAGCCAGTTATGGTGAATTCTGAATATCCATTTCTTCTTTCTGGAACCAAGGTCCAAGATGGATCATGCAAGATGTTGATTACCAGTGTTGGCATGAGGACCCAATGGGGTAAGTTGATGGCTACTCTCAGTGAAGGTGGAGATGATGAAACCCCGCTACAGGTGAAGTTGAACGGTGTTGCAACCATTATCGGGAAGATAGGTCTATTCTTTGCAGTGGTTACTTTTTCAGTTCTGGTGCAAGGACTTGTAAGCAAAAAACTCCAAGAAGGAAGCTTGTCGAGCTGGAATGGGGATGATGCGTTGGAGCTGTTGGAGTTCTTTGCAGTTGCAGTCACTATAGTTGTCGTTGCCGTTCCAGAGGGGCTGCCATTAGCTGTGACATTGAGCCTTGCATTTGCtatgaagaaaatgatgaatgaCAAAGCCCTTGTGAGACATTTGGCAGCCTGTGAGACCATGGGATCAGCCACAACTATATGTAGTGACAAGACTGGGACACTAACAACGAACCACATGACTGTTGTGAAAACATGCTTTTGCATGAATAGCAAGGAAGTGAGCAATAATAAGACCTCTGGTTTGTGTTCTGAACTCCCAGAATCTGCTGTGAAACTGCTGCTGCAGTCAATATTCAATAATACAGGAGGAGAGGTTGTGGTTAACCAAAACGGAAAACGTGAGATTTTAGGGACTCCAACTGAGGCTGCAATATTGGAGTATGGTTTGTCTTTAGGTGGAGATTTTCTAGGAGAGAGACAAGCATGTAATCTTGTTAAAGTTGAGCCATTCAATTCCacgaagaaaaaaatgagtgtGGTGGTTGAGCTCCCTGATGGAGGCTTAAGAGCCCACTGCAAAGGTGCTTCCGAGATAATTCTGGCTGCTTGTGACAAAGTTCTCAACTCAAATGGCGAGGTTGTACCCCTTGATGAAGAATCAACGGGCCATCTTCAGGCCACAATAAACCAGTTTGCAAGTGAGGCACTTAGAACACTATGCCTTGCTTATGTGGAATTGGAAGACGGGTTCTCTCCTGAAGACCCTATTCCTGCTTCTGGATATACTTGCATAGGAGTTGTTGGTATAAAAGATCCTGTTCGTCCTGGTGTTAAGGAATCTGTGGCAGTGTGTCGCTCAGCTGGAATAACAGTACGAATGGTTACTGGGGACAACATTAACACTGCAAAGGCTATAGCCAGGGAGTGTGGAATTTTAACTGATGACGGCATAGCAATTGAAGGACCAGAGTTTAGAGAGAAGAGTGAGAAGGAGTTGCTTGAACTGATTCCCAAAATTCAG GTTATGGCTCGATCTTCACCTTTGGACAAACATACATTGGTGAAACACTTGCGCACCACGTTTGGGGAAGTGGTAGCCGTAACAGGTGATGGAACTAACGATGCCCCAGCCCTTCATGAAGCTGACATTGGACTTGCAATGGGCATTGCAGGAACTGAG GTCGCAAAAGAAAGCGCAGATGTCATAATTCTGGATGATAACTTCTCCACGATAGTAACAGTGGCCAAATGGGGACGTTCAGTTTACATAAATATTCAGAAGTTCGTACAGTTTCAGCTGACCGTTAATGTGGTTGCATTAATAGTAAACTTCACGTCAGCTTGCTTGACAG GAACCGCGCCCCTCACAGCTGTTCAACTTTTGTGGGTGAACATGATAATGGACACACTGGGAGCACTTGCGCTTGCTACTGAACCTCCAAATGATGATTTAATGAAACGCACACCTGTTGGAAGGAAGGGGAATTTCATCAGCAACGTCATGTGGAGGAACATCTTGGGACAATCCTTGTATCAGTTTATGGTGATATGGTTTCTGCAGTCAAGAGGAAAATCAATCTTTTTACTTGACGGCCCCAATTCGGACCTTGTCTTAAACACGCTTATTTTCAACTCATTTGTCTTCTGTCAG GTTTTCAATGAGATAAATTCACGTGAAATGGAGAAAATAAACGTTTTCAAAGGCATATTGGATAATTATGTTTTCGTGGGTGTGATCAGCGCTACAGTTTTCTTCCAAATCGTAATAGTTGAGTACTTGGGAACCTTCGCAAACACAACACCTCTCACCCTGACACAGTGGTTCTTTTGCTTATTCGTTGGATTTTTGGGCATGCCAATTGCTGCTCGCTTAAAGAAGATCCCTGTTTGA
- the LOC108335615 gene encoding uncharacterized protein LOC108335615 codes for MEKRLRSSLQSSAEEFISLATKQNLKSSKSSFKTLIHSIKPSSPLCTSLPSTLSDSISASVQSFQNLPRSNSEQNPGSPHCPPSKRRRSSSRCSEPEPVDEKHGLIARLEILAHIALLCVSHPRKPFLLSALLPGIQALHDNLIVFESELSLSSAIEGLCEEWWKENLVGRESLISQSLPFLLSRSLTLNKKVDVHKVCLLREAFTLFDFDDESIDDLKLLLIRCMISPLYLKAEDGRRFLAFVFGLSHQVGKELLAMIRSQIPFGRKSMLEAYGDILFRAWRAAQGDSKSEIENGFLQDLIDAAIHASSGPFASYIRRVLGAFINQRTTDGVEKMLFRLAEPVVFRSLQVANSNVRQNALHLLLDMFPLEDPDSTKEEKDTLLDKQFFLLERLLMDDCPEVRTIAVEGSCRVLHLFWEVIPSPIITKVLTKIFVDMSRDECTDVRVSTLNGIIYLLGSPHSHEILKVLLPRLQHLMLDKALAVRIAAVDLLVHLKDVRNFQFNKVMELDVLLSALAIDQPPVAQKITKLLMPSYFPSKVPVEEACNRCITLVKRAPTAGARFCKFAILEGVSKSHLMELVKVFLSLILSPHQLDANQIEGFLAAICYVCDDLASEPYYINAFKELLDGEKLRGLLSLVSKGEVRSSLFNIVSTVCPDDVVGLLEECMGVVTNCSGLTEDVGRQTEIRSVHKLLFSLGGFDDLIEALTAFLHKAAYRCHIKFGADMPNQSVSFAKRKKSKFAGQFSIKLKIINRKQSFKDDYSVAIGVAWQVRDLLLHEDFRKAIMKSQSLEMLFVSLKVISEVSIVHCGHCKKMDVSPVLAYIALALQMTVDNVGRSIQNGDSKRKKTKIDSSKFLSENILELTIDHVLNCLEKLFGEGDIMKNHDADSCKSQPTNRTDQNSTKRRRLSPTDASGPSNRGSTNDAQQVFCMVKMLTAVLKFMADVTAMCFAPHKHGLFLNCTSKCVQHIISSLDQLHRNQIQFKEEDKRNISICLKSSFTYAAKILNVILAGSSGSSRTLPEVFVLANNMLDLIISIESCMGSGYAWRLVASVKTWLPDVLLGLGSTSFQKNTDSDEEHSSVSEQMKLHFPKWPLIVAKTELFEVTEAEEDDECSQPEKFSAFSKLLAMLIILLKKNRNIMDVVGNIFMVSSLVGLEQKNFGLLLGLLRFVCLKLFKHDDRDWGDIMLSSLQELFPKIDREIAEENDEDELEKLIRARELIEPQWIYHLYETGRVTLIDD; via the exons ATGGAGAAGAGGCTTCGTTCTTCTCTGCAATCCTCAGCGGAAGAGTTCATTTCCTTAGCCACCAAACAAAACCTCAAATCTTCAAAATCCTCATTCAAAACCCTAATCCATTCCATTAAACCCTCCTCTCCTCTGTGTACCTCTCTCCCTTCCACCCTCTCCGATTCCATCTCCGCCTCCGTCCAATCCTTCCAGAACCTTCCACGGTCCAACTCCGAACAAAACCCTGGCTCCCCTCACTGTCCTCCCTCCAAGCGTCGCCGAAGCTCCTCCCGCTGCTCCGAACCTGAACCAGTCGACGAGAAACATGGACTTATCGCGCGCCTCGAAATTCTCGCCCACATTGCTCTGCTGTGCGTTTCGCATCCAAGAAAACCGTTCCTGCTCTCGGCTCTGCTTCCCGGCATTCAGGCGCTGCACGataatttgattgtttttgAGTCGGAGTTGTCTCTGTCGTCGGCGATTGAGGGTTTGTGCGAGGAATGGTGGAAGGAGAATTTGGTGGGAAGGGAGTCGCTGATTTCGCAGAGTCTCCCTTTCCTGTTGTCTCGGTCGCTCACGCTCAACAAGAAGGTGGACGTGCACAAGGTCTGCCTGCTCCGCGAGGCGTTCACTCTGTTCGATTTCGACGACGAGAGCATCGATGACTTGAAGCTGTTGCTGATTCGGTGTATGATTTCGCCCTTGTATTTGAAAGCGGAGGATGGGAGGAGATTTCTTGCATTTGTCTTTGGGCTGAGCCATCAGGTTGGGAAGGAACTGTTGGCGATGATTCGGTCCCAAATTCCCTTCGGGAGAAAGTCGATGCTGGAGGCTTATGGTGACATTCTGTTTCGGGCGTGGAGAGCTGCCCAAGGGGATTCGAAAAGTGAGATAGAGAATGGGTTCTTGCAGGATTTGATTGATGCTGCCATACATGCTTCTTCTGGACCTTTTGCTTCGTATATTAGGAGAGTCTTGGGAGCTTTTATTAACCAGAGGACCACCGATGGGGTTGAGAAAATGCTTTTTCGTCTCGCCGAGCCTGTCGTCTTTAGGTCTCTACAG GTTGCAAACTCAAATGTTCGTCAAAATGCTTTGCATCTACTTCTGGACATGTTTCCCCTTGAAGATCCCGATTCCACCAAAGAGGAGAAGGATACATTACTTGATAAGCAGTTTTTCCTGTTAGAAAGGCTACTTATGGATGATTGTCCAGAAGTGAGAACAATTGCTGTTGAAGGTTCTTGTCGCGTCCTCCATCTGTTTTGGGAAGTTATTCCTTCACCAATCATAACAAAGgtattgacaaaaatatttgttgatatgTCTCGTGATGAATGCACTGATGTTAGGGTTTCCACGTTAAACGGAATCATTTATTTGCTTGGAAGTCCCCATTCTCACGAAATCCTTAAGGTGCTCTTGCCAAGACTGCAGCACCTAATGCTGGACAAGGCCCTGGCAGTACGAATTGCTGCAGTAGATCTCTTAGTCCATCTTAAGGATGTTAGAAATTTTCAGTTCAACAAG GTGATGGAGCTAGATGTGCTATTGTCTGCTCTTGCTATCGATCAACCTCCTGTAGCTCAGAAGATAACAAAATTACTTATGCCTTCGTACTTTCCCTCAAAAGTACCCGTTGAGGAAGCATGTAATCGCTGCATTACACTTGTAAAAAGGGCTCCAACGGCTGGCGCAAGATTTTGCAAGTTTGCCATCTTGGAAGGAGTATCTAAATCTCATCTTATGGAACTGGTTAAAGTATTCCTGAGTTTGATTTTGTCACCACATCAGCTAGATGCTAATCAGATTGAGGGTTTCCTTGCTGCTATTTGCTATGTTTGTGATGACTTAGCTAGTGAACCATACTATATAAATGCTTTCAAAGAGTTACTTGATGGAGAGAAACTAAGAGGTTTACTATCTCTGGTGTCTAAAGGTGAAGTCCGTTCTTCTTTATTCAACATTGTCTCTACTGTGTGTCcagatgatgttgttggacTTCTTGAAGAATGCATGGGTGTTGTCACAAACTGCAGTGGTTTAACTGAGGATGTTGGTCGACAAACTGAAATCAGGTCTGTACATAAGTTATTATTTTCACTGGGTGGTTTTGATGACTTGATTGAAGCCTTAACGGCCTTCTTGCATAAGGCTGCCTATCGTTGTCATATTAAATTTGGTGCAGACATGCCAAATCAAAGTGTTTCATTTGCCAAAAGAAAGAAATCTAAATTCGCTGGacaattttctattaaattgaAGATAATTAACAGAAAGCAGTCTTTTAAGGACGATTATTCAGTAGCTATTGGAGTGGCATGGCAAGTTAGAGATTTGCTTCTGCATGAAGATTTCAGAAAGGCTATTATGAAATCTCAGAGTTTAGAGATGTTGTTTGTTTCTCTTAAGGTGATTTCTGAAGTCAGTATTGTGCATTGTGGGCACTGTAAAAAAATGGACGTATCTCCTGTTTTGGCATATATAGCCCTTGCTCTGCAAATGACTGTTGATAACGTTGGCAGAAGTATACAAAACGGTGATTCAAAGAGGAAGAAAACTAAGATTGATTCTTCTAAATTTTTGTCGGAG AATATCTTGGAGCTGACAATAGATCATGTGCTCAACTGTTTGGAAAAACTATTTGGAGAAGGTGACATCATGAAAAACCACGATGCAGATTCATGTAAGTCGCAGCCTACTAATAGAACGGATCAAAATTCCACAAAAAGGCGTAGGCTATCTCCTACGGATGCAAGTGGCCCAAGCAACCGAG GATCCACAAATGatgcccaacaagtattttgtATGGTAAAGATGCTCACTGCCGTTCTCAAGTTCATGGCTGATGTCACTGCTATGTGTTTTGCTCCTCACAAGCATGGATTATTCTTAAATTGCACATCAAAATGTGTTCAACATATCATATCGTCATTGGACCAACTACATCGTAACCAAATTCAATTTAAGGAAGaggataaaagaaatatttctaTTTGCCTGAAAAGCTCTTTCACGTATGCAGCGAAAATACTTAATGTGATACTTGCAGGGTCTAGTGGATCCTCACGTACTTTACCAGAAGTTTTTGTTCTTGCAAATAACATGCTTGATTTAATCATTTCAATTGAATCGTGTATGGGTTCTGGGTATGCATGGCGTCTTGTTGCATCAGTAAAGACTTGGCTGCCTGATGTGCTTCTAGGGTTGGGATCTAcaagttttcaaaaaaatacTGACTCTGATGAGGAACATTCATCTGTATCTGAACAGATGAAGTTGCATTTTCCAAAATGGCCCTTGATTGTAGCCAAGACCGAACTTTTTGAAGTAACTGaagctgaagaagatgatgaatgtTCTCAACCAGAAAAATTTTCAGCTTTCAGTAAGCTTCTTGCAATGTTGATTATATTACTGAAAAAAAATCGCAATATCATGGATGTAGTTGGCAACATTTTCATGGTTTCTTCACTTGTTGGGCTAGAACAGAAGAACTTTGGGCTGTTATTAGGACTCTTGCGGTTTGTTTGTCTTAAGCTGTTTAAACATGATGACCGGGATTGGGGTGACATTATGCTGTCATCTCTGCAAGAACTTTTTCCCAAGATAGACAGGGAAATTgcagaagaaaatgatgaagatgagctGGAAAAACTAATTCGTGCAAGGGAGTTGATTGAACCTCAGTGGATTTATCATCTGTATGAAACTGGAAGAGTCACCTTGATTGATGACTAA